From a region of the Phragmites australis chromosome 21, lpPhrAust1.1, whole genome shotgun sequence genome:
- the LOC133903676 gene encoding transcription factor bHLH96-like isoform X1: MALNAVVYPQPQGHFGYGHREYSSYALLWRDTIGFGDGEPYANEWDPLLLASLVQNAEEWEEEVGFKASPEREAGSAVAPSQVMRTATARRKRRSANIKNEEEIESQRMTHIAVERNRRRQMNEYLTVLRSFMPPSYSQRGDQASIVGGAINYVRELEQLLQSLEVQKSLKDQNTNTDDGRRFPFAGFFSLPQYFSTSASHGTGGDNANSIKAEPATSAVAADIETSMVEGHASLKVQVLRRPRQLLRLAASLQQLGLTTLHLNVSTAGAMVMYSFSLKVEDECKLSSVEDIAAVVHDILRTIQEEQALVDTKTFS; encoded by the exons ATGGCATTGAATGCCGTGGTGTATCCCCAGCCCCAAGGCCATTTCGGCTACGGGCACAGGGAGTACTCGTCCTACGCGCTGCTGTGGCGCGACACGATCGGCTTCGGCGACGGCGAGCCGTACGCCAACGAATGGGATCCCTTGCTGCTCGCCTCCCTCGTGCAGAATGCCGaggagtgggaggaggaggtgggcttCAAGGCCTCACCGGAGCGTGAGGCGGGATCGGCCGTTGCGCCATCGCAGGTGATGCGGACGGCCACCGcgaggagaaagaggaggagcGCGAACATCAAGAATGAGGAGGAGATCGAGAGCCAGCGGATGACCCACATTGCCGTCGAGCGGAACCGCCGCCGGCAGATGAACGAGTACCTCACGGTGCTCCGCTCCTTCATGCCGCCTTCTTACTCGCAAAGg GGTGATCAAGCATCTATTGTTGGGGGAGCAATCAACTACGTGCGGGAGCTTGAGCAACTCCTGCAATCCCTCGAGGTCCAAAAGAGCCTCAAGGACCAGAATACCAACACCGACGACGGCCGCCGGTTCCCCTTCGCTGGTTTCTTCAGCTTACCGCAATACTTTAGTACTTCTGCCTCCCACGGCACCGGTGGCGACAATGCCAACAGCATCAAGGCCGAGCCAGCCACATCGGCAGTGGCTGCTGACATCGAAACCAGCATGGTGGAGGGCCACGCCAGCCTCAAGGTGCAGGTCCTGCGGCGGCCGAGGCAGCTACTGAGGTTGGCGGCCAGCCTACAGCAGCTCGGGCTCACGACCTTGCATCTCAACGTAAGCACGGCCGGCGCCATGGTCATGTACTCCTTTAGCCTTAAG GTTGAGGATGAATGCAAGCTTAGCTCTGTGGAGGATATTGCAGCTGTAGTGCATGACATTCTGAGAACGATACAGGAGGAGCAGGCTTTAGTTGATACCAAAACTTTCTCGTGA
- the LOC133903676 gene encoding transcription factor bHLH96-like isoform X2 produces MALNAVVYPQPQGHFGYGHREYSSYALLWRDTIGFGDGEPYANEWDPLLLASLVQNAEEWEEEVGFKASPEREAGSAVAPSQVMRTATARRKRRSANIKNEEEIESQRMTHIAVERNRRRQMNEYLTVLRSFMPPSYSQRGDQASIVGGAINYVRELEQLLQSLEVQKSLKDQNTNTDDGRRFPFAGFFSLPQYFSTSASHGTGGDNANSIKAEPATSAVAADIETSMVEGHASLKVQVLRRPRQLLRLAASLQQLGLTTLHLNVEDECKLSSVEDIAAVVHDILRTIQEEQALVDTKTFS; encoded by the exons ATGGCATTGAATGCCGTGGTGTATCCCCAGCCCCAAGGCCATTTCGGCTACGGGCACAGGGAGTACTCGTCCTACGCGCTGCTGTGGCGCGACACGATCGGCTTCGGCGACGGCGAGCCGTACGCCAACGAATGGGATCCCTTGCTGCTCGCCTCCCTCGTGCAGAATGCCGaggagtgggaggaggaggtgggcttCAAGGCCTCACCGGAGCGTGAGGCGGGATCGGCCGTTGCGCCATCGCAGGTGATGCGGACGGCCACCGcgaggagaaagaggaggagcGCGAACATCAAGAATGAGGAGGAGATCGAGAGCCAGCGGATGACCCACATTGCCGTCGAGCGGAACCGCCGCCGGCAGATGAACGAGTACCTCACGGTGCTCCGCTCCTTCATGCCGCCTTCTTACTCGCAAAGg GGTGATCAAGCATCTATTGTTGGGGGAGCAATCAACTACGTGCGGGAGCTTGAGCAACTCCTGCAATCCCTCGAGGTCCAAAAGAGCCTCAAGGACCAGAATACCAACACCGACGACGGCCGCCGGTTCCCCTTCGCTGGTTTCTTCAGCTTACCGCAATACTTTAGTACTTCTGCCTCCCACGGCACCGGTGGCGACAATGCCAACAGCATCAAGGCCGAGCCAGCCACATCGGCAGTGGCTGCTGACATCGAAACCAGCATGGTGGAGGGCCACGCCAGCCTCAAGGTGCAGGTCCTGCGGCGGCCGAGGCAGCTACTGAGGTTGGCGGCCAGCCTACAGCAGCTCGGGCTCACGACCTTGCATCTCAAC GTTGAGGATGAATGCAAGCTTAGCTCTGTGGAGGATATTGCAGCTGTAGTGCATGACATTCTGAGAACGATACAGGAGGAGCAGGCTTTAGTTGATACCAAAACTTTCTCGTGA